From one Perca fluviatilis chromosome 10, GENO_Pfluv_1.0, whole genome shotgun sequence genomic stretch:
- the LOC120567207 gene encoding protocadherin beta-16-like, which produces MSIFFFAMACGITPYSRCVKWRFGCGQNWKLLFFVFYLHHMVSGHIRYSIPEEMKKGSLIGNVAQDLGLDLKIIRSGRARIVTGESIQYTELKTDKGILVVKERIDREQICGDATPCSFSFEVILENPMELHQITVEITDINDHSPTFKRNSINFEISESANTGARFPLTSAEDPDVGVNGLREYFLTENENFVLKQNSNADGKKYAEMVLQKLLDRETNPNLSLKLIAVDGGTPQRSGTVNIDITVLDANDNAPVFNQSVYKATVMENSPRDTYVTTVNASDADFGSNSIVTYYLSDLNSVIGNVFMIDKTTGIILIIGSVDYEKDKKYELRIDAKDQGGLTDSSKVIIEVIDVNDNAPTISVMSFTSPVSEDSPPGTTIGIINVKDLDSGDNGQVSCRIEQNVPFKIKSNLRNYYTLVTDTALDRETVSEYNITIVATDAGMPPLSTKRSFHLKVSDVNDNAPVFSQGVYNAFIAENNSPGVSVLTVSAKDPDENQNARISYILEDANIGASPVSEYVSINSETGVIHAVRSFDYEQIKQLVFVIKAQDGGSPPLSSNMTVKILIQDQNDNPPQVLYPIQTGGSLVAEMVPRSADVGYLVSKVVAVDVDSGQNAWLSYKLQKATDRALFEVGLQNGEIRTIRQVTDKDAVKQRLTVIVEDNGHPSRSATVIVNVAVADSFPEVLSEFTDFTHDKEYNDNLTFYLVLALAVVSFLFITCLVVIISVKIYRWRQSRILYHSNLPVIPYYPPRYSDTLGTGTLQHVYNYEVCRTTDSRKSDCKFGRAGSQNVLIMDPSSTGTMQRIQSEKSILDEPDSPLEVS; this is translated from the coding sequence ATGagcatatttttttttgctatggCATGTGGAATAACACCCTACTCCCGGTGCGTAAAATGGCGCTTTGGCTGCGGACAGAATTGGAAGcttctgttctttgttttttatCTACACCACATGGTCAGCGGACATATCCGTTATTCAATCCCAGAGGAGATGAAGAAAGGCTCCCTAATCGGTAATGTAGCACAGGACCTTGGTTTGGATCTGAAAATTATTCGTTCTGGTCGGGCCCGCATCGTGACCGGAGAAAGCATCCAGTATACTGAGCTGAAGACAGACAAAGGGATTTTAGTCGTGAAAGAGAGAATAGACCGGGAGCAGATTTGCGGAGACGCGACGCCGTGTAGTTTCAGCTTCGAGGTGATTCTAGAAAACCCAATGGAGTTACATCAAATTACAGTTGAAATAACAGACATAAATGATCATTCCCCCACGTTCAAAAGAAATAGCATCAATTTTGAAATCAGCGAATCAGCTAATACTGGCGCTCGATTTCCATTGACAAGTGCAGAAGACCCAGATGTGGGTGTCAATGGACTCAGAGAATATTTTTTGACCGAGAATGAGAATTTTGTTCTGAAACAAAACTCCAATGCAGATGGAAAGAAATATGCAGAGATGGTGCTTCAGAAGCTATTAGACAGAGAGACGAATCCTAATCTATCTCTAAAGCTCATAGCTGTAGACGGTGGGACTCCGCAGAGATCTGGTACAGTAAATATAGATATCACTGTTCTTGATGCCAATGATAATGCGCCTGTTTTTAATCAGTCGGTGTACAAAGCTACAGTGATGGAGAACTCTCCCAGAGATACTTACGTTACCACTGTTAATGCTAGTGACGCAGATTTCGGGTCAAATAGTATTGTAACGTATTATTTGTCAGATCTCAATAGTGTTATCGGGAATGTATTTATGATTGATAAAACAACTGGCATTATTTTGATAATAGGTTCTGTTGATTATGAAAAAGATAAAAAGTACGAACTTAGAATCGATGCAAAAGATCAGGGGGGTTTGACTGATTCAAGTAAAGTCATAATTGAAGTAATTGATGTAAATGACAACGCCCCTACCATAAGCGTCATGTCATTCACTAGTCCTGTGTCAGAGGACTCTCCTCCTGGTACAACTATTGGCATTATAAATGTAAAAGACTTGGATTCTGGTGATAACGGACAAGTAAGCTGTAGGATTGAACAAAATGTACCTTTCAAGATTAAATCTAATTTAAGAAATTACTATACTTTGGTAACAGATACTGCATTAGATCGTGAAACTGTTTCAGAATATAACATCACTATTGTTGCGACAGATGCAGGAAtgcctcctctctcaacaaaaCGAAGCTTTCATTTAAAGGTCTCTGATGTGAACGATAATGCTCCAGTGTTTTCACAAGGTGTTTACAATGCGTTTATTGCAGAGAATAACTCTCCAGGCGTTTCTGTTCTCACCGTTAGTGCTAAAGATCCTGATGAAAACCAAAACGCCCGTATATCTTATATTCTGGAAGATGCTAATATCGGCGCATCTCCAGTTTCTGAATATGTTTCTATAAATTCAGAAACTGGAGTGATACACGCAGTGCGCTCATTTGATTATGAGCAAATTAAACAGCTGGTTTTCGTCATCAAAGCACAGGATGGAGGCTCTCCACCACTCAGTAGCAATatgactgtgaaaatactgatCCAGGACCAGAACGACAACCCTCCTCAGGTTCTGTACCCAATCCAGACTGGAGGCTCTCTGGTGGCTGAAATGGTGCCTCGTTCAGCAGATGTGGGCTATCTGGTCTCTAAAGTGGTGGCTGTTGATGTGGACTCTGGACAGAATGCCTGGCTCTCCTATAAACTGCAGAAAGCCACAGACAGGGCGCTGTTTGAAGTGGGCTTACAGAATGGAGAAATAAGAACTATCCGCCAAGTCACTGATAAAGATGCTGTGAAACAAAGACTGACTGTTATAGTGGAGGACAACGGGCACCCCTCTCGTTCAGCTACAGTCATTGTTAACGTGGCGGTGGCGGACAGCTTCCCTGAAGTGCTGTCTGAGTTCACTGACTTTACACACGACAAGGAGTACAATGACAACCTGACTTTTTACTTAGTGTTGGCTTTGGCTGTagtttccttcctcttcatcacgTGTTTAGTGGTTATTatatcagtgaaaatctacagATGGAGACAGTCTCGCATCCTGTATCACTCCAATCTCCCTGTGATTCCATATTATCCACCACGTTACTCAGACACTTTGGGAACAGGGACTCTCCAACACGTGTACAATTACGAGGTGTGCAGGACGACTGACTCCAGAAAGAGTGACTGTAAGTTCGGCAGAGCTGGTAGTCAGAACGTGCTGATAATGGACCCCAGTTCTACAGGGACGATGCAGCGgatacagagtgaaaagagCATCCTGGATGAACCAGACTCTCCTCTAGAGGTCAGTTAA
- the LOC120567205 gene encoding protocadherin gamma-A3-like: MMANRGSLTYICSRWPLSYGMRRQIGLLMFLLHVINMVGGQIRYSIPEEMKKGSVIGNVAQDLGLDLKRLRSGRARIVTGENIHYTELKTDKGILVVNERIDREQLCGDVTPCSFSFEVILENPIELHRITVEVLDINDHAPVFPNKDTAIGFEISESAAVGVQFPLQSADDLDVGQNALQDYILSPNDNFILKQHANPDGSKYCEIVLQRSLDREKHPHLSLKLIAVDGGTPQRSGTVNIDITVLDANDNIPVFNQSVYKASVMENTTKGTSIITVNATDADSGSNGLITYSLSKTKGSAGNIFNVDENTGTVSVSGQIDYEKDRKYEVRVEAKDQGGLIGTSKVIVDVFDVNDNAPVINIMSFSSPVSEDALPGTTVAVLNIKDADSDKNGQIKCSIDGKLPFKIESSLTNYYNLISDQHFDRESVSDYNITITAIDLGSPPLSSSTKLHLKISDVNDNAPLFDKNSYSAYITENNSPGISIFALSARDSDWNQNARISYLLEDSQVSGSPVSTYVSLNSETGVLSAVRSFDYEQIKQLQIVVKAQDGGSPPLSSIVTVKILIQDQNDNPPQVLYPVQTGGSLVAEMVPRSADVGYLVTKVVAVDVDSGQNAWLSYKLQKATDRALFEVGLQNGEIRTIRQVTDKDAVKQRLTVIVEDNGHPSRSATVIVNVAVADSFPEVLSEFTDFTHDKEYNDNLTFYLVLALAVVSFLFITCLVVIISVKIYRWRQSRILYHSNLPVIPYYPPRYSDTLGTGTLQHVYNYEVCRTTDSRKSDCKSGRAGSQNVLIMDPSSTGTMQRIQSEKSILDEPDSPLEVSSIM; this comes from the coding sequence ATGATGGCAAATCGAGGATCTCTCACCTACATATGCTCAAGATGGCCATTGTCGTATGGAATGCGACGGCAAATAGGACTGCTTATGTTTCTGCTTCATGTAATTAACATGGTAGGTGGCCAGATTCGTTATTCTATACCAGAGGAGATGAAGAAAGGCTCTGTTATTGGTAATGTAGCTCAAGACCTTGGTTTGGATTTGAAAAGGCTCCGTTCTGGTCGGGCCCGTATCGTGACCGGAGAAAACATTCACTACACCGAGCTGAAGACAGACAAAGGGATTCTAGTCGTGAATGAGAGAATAGACCGAGAGCAGCTTTGTGGAGACGTAACGCCGTGTAGCTTCAGCTTTGAGGTGATTTTAGAAAACCCAATCGAATTGCACAGAATAACTGTTGAGGTTTTGGATATAAATGATCATGCTCCTGTCTTCCCAAATAAAGACACTGCTATTGGGTTTGAAATCAGCGAATCAGCTGCAGTTGGAGTGCAGTTTCCACTGCAGAGTGCAGATGATCTGGATGTGGGGCAAAACGCGTTGCAAGATTATATTTTATCACCAAACGACAATTTCATTTTGAAGCAACATGCAAATCCAGATGGAAGTAAATATTGTGAGATTGTGCTCCAGAGGTCtttagacagagagaaacatccCCATCTGTCCTTAAAACTAATCGCAGTTGACGGGGGAACACCACAGAGATCTGGTACAGTAAATATAGATATCACTGTGTTAGATGCCAATGAtaatattcccgtttttaaCCAATCGGTGTATAAAGCATCTGTGAtggaaaacacaacaaaaggcACGAGCATTATTACAGTAAATGCTACAGACGCCGACAGTGGTTCAAATGGACTCATTACTTACAGTTTGTCTAAGACGAAAGGAAGCGCAGGAAATATATTCAATGTTGATGAAAACACCGGCACAGTTTCTGTGTCTGGTCAGATAGATTatgaaaaagacagaaaatatgaGGTGAGAGTCGAGGCAAAGGATCAGGGTGGCTTAATAGGAACAAGTAAAGTTATAGTTGATGTTTTTGATGTCAACGACAATGCACCAGTTATAAATATTATGTCATTTTCTAGCCCCGTATCGGAGGATGCTCTTCCTGGTACAACTGTTGCTGTTTTGAACATAAAAGACGCAGATTCTGACAAAAATGGGCAAATAAAATGTTCCATAGATGGCAAACTTCCCTTTAAGATCGAATCATCTTTGACAAACTATTACAATTTGATCTCAGATCAACATTTTGATAGAGAATCCGTCTCAGACTATAATATAACAATAACAGCCATTGATTTGGGGTCTCCACCTCTTTCCAGCTCAACAAAATTGCATCTTAAAATCTCTGACGTAAACGACAACGCACCGTTATTTGATAAAAACAGCTATTCTGCTTACATCACAGAGAATAATTCCCCTGGAATTTCCATATTTGCGCTTAGCGCGCGGGACTCTGATTGGAATCAAAACGCCAGAATCTCGTATCTTTTAGAAGATAGCCAAGTCAGTGGTAGTCCAGTTTCTACTTATGTTTCCTTAAACTCTGAAACTGGAGTTCTTAGCGCGGTTCGTTCTTTTGATTATGAGCAAATCAAACAGCTTCAGATAGTAGTCAAAGCGCAGGATGGAGGCTCTCCTCCACTCAGTAGCATtgtgactgtgaaaatactgatCCAGGACCAGAACGACAACCCTCCTCAGGTTCTGTACCCAGTCCAGACTGGTGGCTCTCTGGTGGCTGAAATGGTGCCTCGTTCAGCAGATGTGGGCTATCTGGTCACTAAAGTGGTGGCTGTTGATGTGGACTCTGGACAGAATGCCTGGCTCTCCTATAAACTGCAGAAAGCCACAGACAGGGCGCTGTTTGAAGTGGGCTTACAGAATGGAGAAATAAGAACTATCCGCCAAGTCACTGATAAAGATGCTGTGAAACAAAGACTGACTGTTATAGTGGAGGACAACGGGCACCCCTCTCGTTCAGCTACAGTCATTGTTAACGTGGCGGTGGCGGACAGCTTCCCTGAAGTGCTGTCTGAGTTCACTGACTTTACACACGACAAGGAGTACAATGACAACCTGACTTTTTACTTAGTGTTGGCTTTGGCTGTagtttccttcctcttcatcacgTGTTTAGTGGTTATTatatcagtgaaaatctacagATGGAGACAGTCTCGCATCCTGTATCACTCCAATCTCCCTGTGATTCCATATTATCCACCACGTTACTCAGACACTTTGGGGACAGGGACTCTCCAACACGTGTACAATTACGAGGTGTGCAGGACGACTGACTCCAGAAAGAGTGACTGTAAGTCCGGCAGAGCTGGTAGTCAGAACGTGCTGATAATGGACCCCAGTTCTACAGGGACGATGCAGCGgatacagagtgaaaagagCATCCTGGATGAACCAGACTCTCCTCTAGAGGTTAGTTCAATAATGTAG